AAGACTGATATAGGTGTTGGCCGATATGGTCGTGGCTATATCTTTAAAATATAAAAGCAGTCCTGACGCGAGGAAAATAAATAAAACAACAGGCGGCAGCACAAGGCCCGCGATTGCCAGGCGATGCCTTTGCCTTGAATATGACTTTGCCTTATCCAGCACGCTAACCCCTTTCATCCATATAGGAGTGTCTTATGTTATTCAGTATAGCCGCGTATTCAGGTGTCCTGTAATCAGGGTATGTCCATTCAAAAGGCCTGAACCCGCCTTTTTGCCACGCGAGGGTCACCTCTGCGTAGATCCCTTTTTTCAGGTATATCCTGTGAAAATAGTCTTTTGTCGTGGCAAGCACCAGCTTTGAGTCAGATATATAGCCTGGATCGATGTTAATGGCGCGTTTTACCACGCCCTTTTTGCTATTTGAGAATTTCCTTTCAAGAGAGTTGGTTATTATCTTGACATCCGCGATATACCCCGGAGATATGAGTTTTTTGAAAGATATAAATCTTCTTTTAATATGACATCCCATCTCTTTTTTGTAGTAGTCTGTATAATCAAACGATATGTCCCGGCTTCTGTGATCTATGCTTCCGAATTCCTTAATAAAAAACTCCTCGATTTTATTGAGGAGTTTTTTATTTTTTGCCAGCAATCCGATTATTAATTTTACCTGTTTAGGCCTGCTCGGTTTTCCCATGCGTTAGTTTTTTATTATTTGTAATTCTGGCTGATCCGTGCTTCCCGATAAAACATAGGCCTCAATGACTTGCCTGTCTTTCTTGGGTATCTCGGTAAAAAATATGGCGACGTTATAATGCGCCTTGTCAGTATCTTTCAATATCACGGGTTCTGTCCTTACAACCACTCCCATAGCCCTTATTTTTTTTGTCTGCCTGCCATTGCCTTTTACAGGGACCAGCATTATTACCTCTATCTTTGACATCACAGGCAAGAGCCTCGTGATCCTGCAGTATATACCTGACGGACTGATGTCCACTGTCTCAGTGATGACATCAAAAGACTTGTCCGCTATCTTCAGGGGGAGTTGTTTTCTTGCCCGCAGGTGTTTGCGGCGTTCCTTTATCATGATATTCAGGCTTCCTTTTTCTTGGAGGCAGCTTCAACCGCCAACTTCCAGCACCTCTTACCACAGTAATAGCCGCCATTCCTGTAATACCAGGTCTTTCTCTGTAGTCGCTTATTGCATTTCATGCAATTGTCGGGTTTCTCAACGGGTCCTTTTTTGGTCGCTTCTTTTGTCTCATCAGCCATTTTTGATCCTCCGTATCGGACATTTGCTGCACAGTGGTTTTCCAAGCCTGCATATATTTTTGCCCAGCTCGACTATCAGCGCGTGAAACTCATTAAATAGTTTTTCTTTCACCGGCAGGTTTTTCATGAACACGCGCTGGGTTTCCTCATATGTAGCGCCGTCATTTATAAAACCGTGCCTCGAAAAAACCCTTTTTGTATAGGCGTCGACCACAAACACGGGCTTATGGCCGGCGTACAGCAGTATGCTGTCAGCTGTCTCAGGGCCTATGCCGTTTATTTTTAATAATTCCTCCCTGAGCCTCTCCGCGTCTACCTTGAACATCCTGCCAATGCTGCCGCTGTAAGACGCGTTCAGGAAATTCAAAAAGTTTTTTATCCTGCGGGCCTTTACGTTAAAATATCCTGCGGGCCTTATGAGCCCTGCGAGACTTTTTTCAGACATACCTGAAAGCCGGCGCGCATTCAGGGCCCTTTCTTTCTTCAGGTTAAGGATGGCCTTTTCAACATTGGACCAGGCTGTGTTCTGCGTCAATATGGCGCCCACTATTATTTCCAGCCTTGTCTTGCCCGGCCACCAATGCCTTGGCCCGAATCTTTCAAATAACAGATCGTATATTCTTAATAACTGACGAGCCCTTTTTACTTTTTTCAATATTTTGAACGTTCTTTTATTTTTAAAACAATATCTGTGATTTCGTTATAATATCTTGAATCCCTGTTCACGGGACGTTTTACATACTTTCTTTTTTGAAAATGCTCTTTAAATGACGTGGCTGTCAATACACACGAACGGCCTTTATCTTTTACCTCGAGCGAAACAACCAGGTTATGACCTATCGCAGCCCTTGCGTCAGCCCACAATTCTTTTAGTATGGATAATTCTATTGGTTTAGTGGCGAGTATCAAGCCGTCTGCCCTGCTAGACGAAACTACGGAAAACCCATTTTCTCTCAGGACCATGCCGGCATAGGAAAAGACAGAGCTTTTAACATTTTGTATATCCAGGCTTATGGTATCCCCCTCGATGAACCCTT
The Candidatus Omnitrophota bacterium genome window above contains:
- a CDS encoding PilZ domain-containing protein, producing MIKERRKHLRARKQLPLKIADKSFDVITETVDISPSGIYCRITRLLPVMSKIEVIMLVPVKGNGRQTKKIRAMGVVVRTEPVILKDTDKAHYNVAIFFTEIPKKDRQVIEAYVLSGSTDQPELQIIKN
- a CDS encoding endonuclease III domain-containing protein, translating into MYDLLFERFGPRHWWPGKTRLEIIVGAILTQNTAWSNVEKAILNLKKERALNARRLSGMSEKSLAGLIRPAGYFNVKARRIKNFLNFLNASYSGSIGRMFKVDAERLREELLKINGIGPETADSILLYAGHKPVFVVDAYTKRVFSRHGFINDGATYEETQRVFMKNLPVKEKLFNEFHALIVELGKNICRLGKPLCSKCPIRRIKNG
- a CDS encoding DUF4416 family protein; its protein translation is MGKPSRPKQVKLIIGLLAKNKKLLNKIEEFFIKEFGSIDHRSRDISFDYTDYYKKEMGCHIKRRFISFKKLISPGYIADVKIITNSLERKFSNSKKGVVKRAINIDPGYISDSKLVLATTKDYFHRIYLKKGIYAEVTLAWQKGGFRPFEWTYPDYRTPEYAAILNNIRHSYMDERG